Proteins found in one Brachypodium distachyon strain Bd21 chromosome 5, Brachypodium_distachyon_v3.0, whole genome shotgun sequence genomic segment:
- the LOC100830376 gene encoding probable RNA-dependent RNA polymerase 2 produces the protein MAAAVPEPISTATVRVSNIPRLAVAAELLAFFDSAVAAVGTTFACEIVAAHRGWQSRGHGTVQFDSAATASLAAELASSGRLPRFLGSPLSVSPAPADLLPRAPAPSLRASGARLLVGNRVAERELEMAETLDGVRVEVIPGKRRVDLYLTHDSHRYKLEVLFEDIRNCFRCSLDGTSAILLQLTYAPRIHTAFSGPAVYSRFKDDRLHACKEDAKFTWVRALDFTPNQSFGKCSTLVIKLDEDALMSYILNTLPFSGVLGELAISSMDVVGPSSKAVPLVDCPHGCSVSYEVLFRLNSLVHMGKIVAKHVNAKLFAFLEQVPLHISRRIFEKMSKLESTCYEPLQFIESELKLTHNALLSSKREGEGKLMRCYRIHITPSKIYCLGPEEEASNYVVKHHSEYASDFVRVTFVDEDWSKLSVNAISARIEQGFFSQPFKTGLYYRILSILKEGFIIGPKKFEFLAFSASQLREGSVWMFASNDSLNAESIRRWMGHFEEIRSVSKCAARMGQLFSSSRQTVEVRPWDVEEIPDIEVTTNNTKYIFSDGIGKMSVRFAREIAYRIGLDHTNPPSAFQIRFGGYKGVIAVDPSSFRNLSLRPSMRKFESDCRMLNITSWSKSQPCYVNREIISLLSTLGIRDEVFELMQQDDMRELDEMLTNKEVALSVLGKIGSAETKTAADMLLQGYEPISEPYLLMILKAHQDNRLTDIRSKFKIHVPKGRVLLGCLDETGKLKYGQVYIRITKNNKEQKENEQPYFSEDDGKTVTLVGKVAVSKNPCLHPGDVRVLEAVYDPGLHAKKLVDCVVFPQRGERPHPNECSGGDLDGDLYFVTWDDKLIPEKADAPMDYTGARPRIMDHVVTLEEIQQHVVNYMLSDSLGAISNAHLIHADRDPMKARSPECLQLAALHSMAVDFAKTGAPAELPRSLRPREFPDFMERWDKPMYISNGVLGKLYRAAVSRMESSHALASQVQSSPTYDRELAVPGFEEFLEDAEKHYDLYVEKLTTLMNYYGAEHEDEILTGNIRNRLLYLRKDRKRYSDMKDRIFDSVNALHEEVRGWFKNCLKAEEEASRVASAWYRVAYHPDHRRPEKKQFWSFPWIICDKLLAIKATKSNRCRKLVGVATGVDPMDCVPAKRMRRI, from the exons atggcggcggcggtgccggagcCCATCTCCACGGCCACGGTGCGGGTCTCCAACATCCCGCGCctggccgtcgccgccgagctTCTCGCCTTCTTCGACTCagcggtcgccgccgtcggcacCACATTCGCATGCGAGATCGTGGCCGCCCACCGCGGCTGGCAAAGCCGAGGCCATGGGACCGTTCAGTTCGATTCCGCTGCCACCGCCAGCCTCGCCGCGGAACtcgcctcctccggccgcctaCCCCGCTTCCTCGGCTCTCCACTGTCCGTCTCCCCTGCAcccgccgacctcctcccccgcgcccCCGCGCCCTCCCTCCGCGCGTCCGGCGCGCGCCTCTTAGTAGGCAACCGCGTCGCCGAGCGCGAGCTCGAGATGGCCGAGACCTTGGACGGCGTGCGCGTGGAGGTCATCCCGGGGAAGCGGCGCGTGGACCTGTACCTGACTCACGATTCCCACAGGTACAAGCTTGAGGTGCTCTTCGAGGACATCAGGAACTGCTTCCGGTGCAGCCTGGATGGGACGAGCGCCATCTTGCTGCAG CTCACTTATGCACCAAGAATACACACTGCATTTTCCGGGCCTGCAGTTTATTCAAGGTTTAAAGATGATCGtttacatgcatgcaaggagGATGCCAAGTTTACCTGGGTCAGAGCACTTGATTTTACACCTAACCAATCTTTTGGGAAGTGTTCCACTCTTGTCATAAAACTGGATGAAGATGCACTCATGTCGTATATTCTCAATACCTTACCTTTCTCGGGAGTGCTAGGGGAATTGGCCATTTCTTCGATGGATGTTGTTGGACCCTCGTCCAAAGCGGTTCCCCTTGTTGACTGCCCGCATGGCTGTTCAGTATCTTATGAAGTTCTTTTTCGACTCAACTCTCTTGTTCACATGGGGAAGATAGTTGCAAAACATGTAAATGCTAAGCTGTTTGCATTTCTTGAGCAAGTACCACTTCATATTTCAAGGAGGATTTTCGAGAAAATGAGCAAGTTAGAGTCTACGTGCTACGAACCTCTGCAATTCATCGAGTCTGAACTAAAGCTAACCCACAACGCTTTGCTGTCCAGTAAGAGGGAAGGTGAAGGAAAATTAATGAGGTGTTACAGAATTCACATTACTCCGTCAAAAATATACTGCTTGGGACCTGAGGAAGAAGCTTCAAATTATGTGGTTAAGCATCATTCTGAGTATGCTTCTGATTTTGTTAGAGTTACTTTTGTTGACGAAGACTGGAGTAAGCTTAGTGTTAATGCAATCTCAGCTAGAATTGAACAAGGGTTCTTTTCTCAACCCTTCAAAACTGGCCTGTATTACCGCATTTTATCCATTCTTAAAGAAGGATTTATCATTGGCCCAAAGAAGTTTGAATTCTTGGCCTTCTCTGCAAGTCAACTTCGTGAAGGTTCTGTTTGGATGTTTGCTTCTAATGATTCGTTGAATGCAGAGAGTATAAGAAGGTGGATGGGCCACTTTGAAGAAATTCGTTCAGTGTCGAAGTGTGCGGCTAGAATGGGCCAGCTGTTCAGTTCTTCCAGGCAAACGGTTGAAGTCCGACCATGGGATGTGGAAGAGATTCCAGATATTGAAGTCACAACTAATAACACAAAATACATATTTTCTGATGGTATTGGGAAGATGTCTGTGAGATTTGCCAGAGAAATTGCTTACCGAATTGGACTAGATCATACTAACCCTCCTTCAGCTTTTCAAATAAGGTTTGGTGGCTACAAAGGAGTGATTGCTGTTGACCCTTCTTCCTTTCGCAATCTTTCTCTGCGACCTAGTATGAGGAAATTTGAATCAGATTGCAGGATGCTTAACATTACAAGTTGGAGCAAGTCCCAGCCATGCTACGTGAATCGAGAAATTATCTCTCTCCTTTCAACTTTGGGGATAAGAGATGAGGTATTTGAGTTAATGCAACAAGATGATATGCGTGAATTAGATGAAATGCTAACCAACAAAGAAGTTGCTTTGTCAGTCCTGGGGAAAATTGGCAGTGCCGAAACTAAGACAGCAGCGGATATGTTGCTACAAGGTTATGAACCAATTTCCGAGCCATACCTGTTGATGATTCTCAAAGCCCATCAGGATAATAGGTTGACTGACATAAGATCTAAATTTAAGATTCATGTCCCAAAAGGCCGTGTTCTTCTTGGTTGTTTGGATGAGACAGGTAAATTAAAATATGGTCAAGTTTACATCAGAATTACAAAGAACAACAAAGAGCAGAAAGAGAATGAACAACCTTATTTTTCTGAAGATGATGGGAAAACAGTCACTCTTGTTGGAAAAGTTGCAGTCTCGAAAAATCCCTGTCTCCATCCTGGTGATGTCAGAGTTCTTGAAGCTGTCTATGACCCTGGATTGCATGCTAAGAAGCTAGTTGATTGTGTTGTCTTCCCTCAAAGAGGAGAAAG GCCTCATCCAAATGAATGCTCTGGGGGCGATTTGGATGGTGACCTCTATTTTGTCACTTGGGATGACAAACTGATTCCAGAGAAGGCTGACGCACCTATGGACTACACTGGAGCAAGGCCACGTATAATGGATCATGTTGTTACACTCGAG GAAATTCAGCAGCACGTCGTCAATTACATGCTAAGTGACTCACTCGGTGCTATCTCAAATGCTCACCTGATCCATGCGGACCGTGATCCGATGAAAGCTCGGAGTCCCGAGTGCCTCCAGCTCGCTGCTCTGCATTCGATGGCAGTCGACTTCGCCAAGACAGGAGCTCCAGCTGAATTGCCTCGATCACTGAGACCGAGGGAGTTCCCTGACTTCATGGAACGATGGGACAAACCGATGTATATCTCAAATGGTGTTCTCGGCAAGCTCTACCGAGCAGCTGTGAGCCGTATGGAGAGCTCACATGCTCTCGCATCCCAAGTTCAATCGAGCCCAACGTACGATCGTGAGCTTGCGGTCCCTGGCTTTGAGGAATTCCTGGAAGACGCAGAGAAGCACTACGACTTGTACGTGGAGAAGCTGACCACCCTGATGAACTACTACGGCGCGGAGCATGAAGACGAGATCCTGACCGGCAACATCCGGAACAGGCTGCTGTACCTGAGGAAGGACAGGAAGAGGTACTCTGACATGAAGGACCGGATCTTCGACTCGGTCAACGCCCTGCATGAGGAGGTGCGGGGCTGGTTCAAGAACTGCCtgaaggcggaggaggaggcgtcgAGGGTGGCGTCGGCCTGGTACCGTGTGGCATACCACCCggaccaccgccggccggagaagaagcagTTCTGGAGCTTTCCGTGGATCATCTGCGACAAGCTGCTAGCGATCAAGGCGACTAAGTCCAACCGCTGCAGGAAACTAGTGGGCGTCGCAACGGGGGTGGACCCGATGGACTGCGTCCCAGCGAAGCGTATGCGCAGGATATAG
- the LOC100830685 gene encoding uncharacterized protein LOC100830685 isoform X2, translated as MPGPGAHLLYALSGGAALSRLAAGGGGGRRRFGPHHCAVYAANAFLGPDLGSFAEWLASFLPSASAAAAGDLAMAVVHHPFYYPLLLGLPLAYLYAWLSRWILRAGLLDAPGGVALSKRQCFLLITAGSLSHFFLDHLFEENGHSTMYTWILSTGWWKGRAPINPDAVFAVGLLCICLIGGFLYINRVKHGRSMTEKSNQSFFLILVIATLYCMWCASQIYLRNPPQPAIDL; from the exons ATGCCGGGGCCGGGGGCGCACCTGCTGTACGCCCTgtcgggcggggcggcgctcTCGCGGCTCGCggcggggggcggcggcggcagacgaCGCTTCGGGCCGCACCACTGCGCCGTCTACGCCGCCAACGCCTTCCTCGGCCCGGACCTCGGTTCCTTCGCCGAGTGGCTCGCGTCCTtcctcccctccgcctccgcggccgccgcgggggaCCTCGCCATGGCCGTCGTCCACCACCCCTTCTACTacccgctcctcctcggcctcccgCTCGCCTACCTGTACGCGTGGCTCTCACGGTGGATCCTCCGCGCTGGCCTCCTCGACGCGCCCGGCGGG GTAGCATTAAGCAAGAGACAGTGCTTCTTGCTTATCACGGCAGGCTCTCTCTCACACTTCTTCTTGGATCACTTGTTTGAG GAGAATGGCCATTCTACAATGTATACTTGGATACTAAGCACTGGTTGGTGGAAAGGCCGTGCTCCTATCAATCCAGATGCAGTGTTTGCTGTTGGCCTTCTTTGCATTTGCCTAATCGGGGGATTTCTGTACATAAACAG AGTGAAGCATGGAAGGTCAATGACCgaaaaatcaaatcaatctTTCTTTCTCATCCTGGTGATAGCCACCCTATACTGTATGTGGTGTGCCAGTCAAATATATCTGCGAAATCCACCTCAACCAGCCATAG ACCTCTAG
- the LOC100830685 gene encoding uncharacterized protein LOC100830685 isoform X1 codes for MPGPGAHLLYALSGGAALSRLAAGGGGGRRRFGPHHCAVYAANAFLGPDLGSFAEWLASFLPSASAAAAGDLAMAVVHHPFYYPLLLGLPLAYLYAWLSRWILRAGLLDAPGGVALSKRQCFLLITAGSLSHFFLDHLFEENGHSTMYTWILSTGWWKGRAPINPDAVFAVGLLCICLIGGFLYINRVKHGRSMTEKSNQSFFLILVIATLYCMWCASQIYLRNPPQPAIGEEADLGVIIFLAIYLFLPHGLFVLSMNQKDCSEALDELPP; via the exons ATGCCGGGGCCGGGGGCGCACCTGCTGTACGCCCTgtcgggcggggcggcgctcTCGCGGCTCGCggcggggggcggcggcggcagacgaCGCTTCGGGCCGCACCACTGCGCCGTCTACGCCGCCAACGCCTTCCTCGGCCCGGACCTCGGTTCCTTCGCCGAGTGGCTCGCGTCCTtcctcccctccgcctccgcggccgccgcgggggaCCTCGCCATGGCCGTCGTCCACCACCCCTTCTACTacccgctcctcctcggcctcccgCTCGCCTACCTGTACGCGTGGCTCTCACGGTGGATCCTCCGCGCTGGCCTCCTCGACGCGCCCGGCGGG GTAGCATTAAGCAAGAGACAGTGCTTCTTGCTTATCACGGCAGGCTCTCTCTCACACTTCTTCTTGGATCACTTGTTTGAG GAGAATGGCCATTCTACAATGTATACTTGGATACTAAGCACTGGTTGGTGGAAAGGCCGTGCTCCTATCAATCCAGATGCAGTGTTTGCTGTTGGCCTTCTTTGCATTTGCCTAATCGGGGGATTTCTGTACATAAACAG AGTGAAGCATGGAAGGTCAATGACCgaaaaatcaaatcaatctTTCTTTCTCATCCTGGTGATAGCCACCCTATACTGTATGTGGTGTGCCAGTCAAATATATCTGCGAAATCCACCTCAACCAGCCATAGGTGAAGAGGCTGATCTTGGAGTGATAATCTTTCTTGCAATTTACCTTTTTCTCCCTCATGGTTTGTTTGTCTTATCGATGAACCAAAAAGATTGTAGTGAAGCATTGGATGAATTGCCACCTTGA
- the LOC100827129 gene encoding putative serine/threonine-protein kinase yields the protein MHRGYEALLGCLVAAVIIGVVVIFCHLRRKTYKIKASKRDIEVTAASVEYEEVTCKEMSIKEIYSATGNLHLSNIIGQGIAGKVYRGMLANGWPVAVKHIIKNEHAETFLREVTSLSHVRHPNLVSLRGYCDGQDECFLVYELCINGNLSEWLFGKDKNLTWNRRLQIALGSACGLWFLHRYPEGCIVHRDIKPTNILLGADMEPKLADFGLSRVMDIGVSHVSSEVRGTFGYVDPEYRHNHRVNAAGDVYSFGMVLLQLLSGKRAINIMNTAKPMSLDKMASMLIREGNVLEFADPRLNGEYSLEAFDLSLKLALSCTGHKQQRPSMEQVVSRLEKALEVSMRDDDKHSTISIVESFA from the exons ATGCATAGAG GATATGAAGCACTGCTCGGGTGCCTCGTTGCAGCGGTGATCATCGGGGTTGTTGTCATTTTCTGCCACCTCAGAAGAAAAACATACAAGATCAAAGCATCAAAAAGGGATATTG AGGTCACAGCAGCCTCTGTTGAGTATGAGGAGGTTACCTGCAAAGAGATGTCAATCAAAGAGATATACTCTGCAACTGGAAACTTGCACCTTTCAAACATCATCGGGCAGGGAATTGCAG GGAAAGTGTACAGAGGAATGCTTGCAAATGGCTGGCCTGTTGCAGTGAAACACATAATTAAGAATGAGCATGCAGAAACCTTCCTAAGGGAAGTCACAAGCCTCTCTCATGTCAGGCATCCAAATCTTGTGTCGTTAAGAGGTTACTGTGACGGGCAGGATGAGTGCTTTCTTGTGTATGAGTTATGCATCAATGGTAACCTATCTGAATGGCTATTTG GGAAGGACAAGAACCTGACATGGAATCGGAGACTTCAGATTGCACTTGGCAGTGCTTGTGGTCTTTGGTTCCTTCACAGATACCCTGAAGGCTGCATTGTTCATCGAGACATCAAG CCAACCAATATACTTCTTGGGGCTGACATGGAGCCCAAACTAGCTGATTTTGGACTGTCGAGAGTCATGGACATAGGTGTGTCACACGTAAGCTCTGAAGTTAGAGGAACTTTTGGCTACGTCGACCCAGAGTACCGCCACAACCATAGGGTGAATGCTGCAGGGGATGTGTACAGCTTTGGTATGGTGCTTCTACAGCTCCTGTCAGGAAAGCGAGCAATCAACATCATGAACACTGCCAAGCCAATGTCACTGGACAAAATG GCTTCTATGCTCATCAGAGAAGGAAATGTGTTGGAATTTGCTGATCCTAGGCTGAATGGAGAATACTCGTTAGAGGCATTTGATCTTAGTCTGAAGCTTGCTCTCTCGTGCACCGGCCACAAGCAGCAGCGACCATCCATGGAGCAAGTTGTGTCGAGGCTTGAGAAGGCCCTAGAGGTCTCCATGAGAGATGACGATAAACACAGCACCATTAGTATTGTTGAGTCCTTTGCATAG